Sequence from the Segatella copri genome:
TTCTCTCCTTCGAATCCTTCGGGAGCCAGTGGTGGTGCATTGCCGGGCGGCATAGGATGGTACCGTAAGCATTTCTCGGTGAATCCGAAGGAAAAGTATGACCGCTTTACCATCACCTTTGATGGAGTATATATGAATTCTACCGTGTATATCAATGGTCATAAACTCGGAACCCGTCCTTATGGATACAGTACATTCGAGTATGATCTTACATCTTATATTAATAAGAAGGGTGATAATGTCATTGCAGTGAAGGTAGACAACAGCGACCAGCCTAACAGCCGCTGGTATTCCGGTTGCGGTATTTACCGCCATGTCTGGCTCACCAAAACCATGAAATCTGCTTATATTCCCCAATGGGGACAGTATGTAGCAACTTCTCCACAGGGTGATGTCAGGGTTAAGGTGGATTTCGCTGCTTCCGGTAATAAGATGAAACTCTCTGTCCGTAACACCATCTATGATGCTGCAGGAAAGATTGTAGCCAAGAGTCAGGGTGTTCGGGAACAGAAACTCAAGGTGAAGAATCCGCATCTCTGGGACATCGGAAAGGGATATCTCTATACTGTCAAGAGTGAGCTGTTAGTAAATGGGAAGGTAGTGGATGTTGCTACGACAACTGCCGGTTTCCGTGATGTGAAGTTTGATGCAAGGAAGGGTTTCTTCCTCAATGGCAAGAATCTCAAGATAAATGGTGTCTGTGAGCATCATGATTTCGGTTGCCTGGGTGCTGCCGTTAATGAGGATGCGATGCACCGTAAGCTTACCATCCTTCGCGATATGGGCGTGAACGCTATCCGAAGCAGTCATAATCCTCCGGCACCAGAACTCCTGAACATGTGCGATTCGATGGGTTTCCTCGTTATGGACGAGAGTTTCGACATGTGGCGCCGCAAGAAATCGAATGGCGATTATGCCCGTTTCTTCGATGAATGGCATAAGAAAGATCTGTCTGATCTCATCAAGCGCGACCGTAATCATCCAAGTATCATTATGTGGAGTATCGGTAATGAGGTACTCGAACAATGGTCGGATGCGGCTGCTGATACGCTCAGTCTGGAGCAGGCTAACCTGGTTCTGAATGCCGGTCATGATGCTTCAACTTTGGCACATAGTGATGAACTGAGTGTCAATTCGCTTCTTACCCAGCATCTGGCAAAAATCGTGAAGGAGTATGATCCTTGGGGCTATCGCCCTGTTACTGCTGGCTGTAATGAGCCCGACCCGAAGAATCATCTCTTCAAGAGTGGGGCTATTGATGTTATAGGTTTCAATTATCACCATCAGTGGGTGAAGGATGTGCCAAAGAATTTCCCTGGCAAGCCTTTCATTCTGTCGGAGAGTGTTTCTGCCTTGCAGACTCGTGGCTACTATATGATGCCTAGCGACAGCATTTATACTGCGCCAAAGGAATGGTGGTTGCCTTATACCGATCCTTCGTTTATGTGTTCGGCTTATGATAATTTCCACGCATCATGGAGTAGTACCCACGAAGAAACCTGGGATGTGGTGAAGCACAACGACTTTGTGGGCGGACAGTTTATCTGGACCGGTTTCGATTATATCGGTGAACCTACTCCTTATGCTTATCCTGCCCGTAGCAGTTATTTTGGCATTATCGATTTGGCGGGTCTTCCAAAAGACAGCTATTATATGTATCAGAGTGAGTGGACTCAGAAAGATGTGCTGCATCTCTTCCCTCATTGGAACTGGCTGCCGGGACAGACCATCGACATGTGGTGTTATTATAATCATGCTGATGAGGTGGAACTTTTTATCAATGGCAAGAGTCAGGGTATCCGTAAGAAGACTGTCTATGGTGCTAAGAACGAAGGCGATGCTTTCAGAAAGAGTACTGAATATCATGTGATGTGGCGAGTAAACTTTGAACCGGGAGAAGTAAAGGTTGTAGCCAGAAAGAATGGTAAAGTTCTTAGAGAGCAGGTCATAAAGACAGCAGGAGCTCCTCATCATCTTGTGTTGAAGAAGACCTATCAGGGCTGTCAGGCTTTTGGCTCTTCTGATCCGACCACCTTTGTCGAGGTGAATGTAGTAGATAAAGATGGCAATCTCTGTCCGAACGCAGATAACCAGATCTTCTTCTCTGTTTCAGGAGAAAAGGAGGCAAATGGTCAGAATATCCCGAATACACCAAAGATTCTGGGAACAGATAATGGGTGTCAGACTTCTTTGGAGCGTTTTACCGATTCACATCGCAAGGCATTCTTCGGAAAATGTGTCGTTGTGATAAAAGGTAAGGGAATGCTCAAGGCACAGGCAGTAGACTTAAAGGATGCTTCTGTAGCTCTGTGATTATAGTAATATTCTGAAAATCAAAACATTAAAGATTTATATTGCGAAGAAGAGGATGTGTCATAAGTTTATGATTCACCCTCTTCTTGTCGTTGGTAAATATGGGTTATGTTGCTGGAAGAGATAGGATATGTTGCTGAAAGAGATAGGGTATGTTGTTGAAAGAGATAGAATAAGTTGTTGAAAGAGATAGGATATGTTGTTGAGACAGTCAGTATCTTCGGTCGCACAACAGCTGTTGTGCGCTTGCATAACAGCTGATATGCGCATGCACAACACCTGTTGTGCATGCGGTAGTCAACTGTTATACACCAACTATTATCCTGATTTATGACACACCCTCTTTTTTCGCTCTTAAAAACGAAAAAGGTTTTGAAGCATTGGGACCCAAGGGATTTGGGTATCTCTATTATGCTAGTAATAGAAATTTAGCTTCAAAACCTGCGGCAAAGATACATCTTTTTTTCGAATAAAAAAACTTTTTCGAATAAAAAATATAAAAAACTTGCTCTTATCAAAAAATATACGTAACTTTGTAAACGATAAGGCATCAAACCCAATCTGCAATCATGAAAAAAGTAATCTTTGTAGAATTTCCTCACGATGCTGGAGCATGAAAGAAATAACAATAATAAAGCAATAAAATAAAAATAGTATAATGAAAATTCAAATAGAACAGGCTACGCCTGACAAGGCTTCGCATATCGCATCGCTTATCATGGAGGCGATGAATGCGCAGTGTTGCCAAAATTTTGCTGGTCCTCAGCATACATTGGTTGATTTTCACCGTATGATGACTAAACTTGTAGAGATGGAGGACAGTCAGTATAGTTATAAGAACACATTAGTTGCTATGTCTACTGATGGCATTCTTGTTGGCATCTTGGTTGCATACGATGGTGCTGACGTCAAAAGATTACGTAAGCGCTTTATTGAGGCTGCAATCGTGGCTTTTGGAATAGACTATTCGGCTATGGAGCTTGAAACAGAGGAAGGTGAGTTCTATTTGGATAGTTTGGCTGTTTCTAACCAATACCGTGGAAAAGGTATTGCATCTAAACTGTTGGATGCTGCTATCTCTCGCGCAAGAGAATTAGGACTTCCTGCTGTAGGTTTGCTTTGTGATAAAGGCAATCCGAAAGCGGAGCGTCTCTATACGAAGGTTGGTTTCCAATATGTCAATGATACCACTTGGGGTGGTCATGCAATGAAACATCTTCAGTATAAATTGTAATCTGATAGGGCAAACTGTGCAAACGTTTGCCCAATAAAAAGTACCTTAATTCCGCAACACTATAATTTAACTTTATTTATAAGTTCCTGAGCAACAAAAAGTTGCCCAGGATTTTGCCATGTCAGAATTTTCACTTATCTTAGTGTTGCAAAAAGAAAACAAGCAAAACTCTAATATGACATGGCAAAAATACAAATTAAATCTGAGAAACTCACACCTTTTGGAGGAATTTTTTCAATCATGGAGAAATTTGACTCCATGCTTTCACCCGTTATCGACTCAACACTGGGTCAGAGATGCAGCAGTATCTTCGGATATCAGTTCAGCGAGATAGTCCGTTCGCTGATGAGCGTTTATTTCTGTGGCGGCTCATGCGTGGAAGATGTAACGTCACAACTGATGCGCCATCTCTCGTATCATCCTACCCTTCGTACATGCAGCTCTGATACCATCCTCAGAGCCATCAAGGAACTGACACAGGAAAACATCTCCTATACTTCCGACCAAGGCAAGACCTATGATTTCAATACTGCAGACAAACTCAACACATTGCTTATAAACGCTTTGGTTTCTACAGGCGAGTTGAAGGAAATTGAGGAATACGATGTTGACTTTGACCATCAGTTCCTTGAAACGGAGAAGTATGATGCAAAACCGACCTACAAAAAGTTCCTCGGCTACAGGCCTGGCGTATATGTTATCGGTGACAAGATAGTCTATATCGAGAACAGCGATGGTAACACGAATGTGCGTTTTCATCAGGCAGACACCCATAAGAGATTCTTCGCTCTTCTGGAATCCCAGAACATCCGTGTAAATCGCTTCAGGGCAGACTGCGGTTCCTGCTCGAAGGAAATCGTCAGTGAGATAGAGAAGCATTGCAAACATTTCTACATCCGTGCCAACCGATGCAGTTCGCTCTACAATGACATCTTTGCTCTGAGAGGATGGAAGACGGAGGAGATTAACGGCATCCAGTTCGAACTCAATTCCATTCTCGTTGAGAAATGGGAAGGCAAGTGCTATCGTCTTGTCATCCAGAGACAAAGACGCAACAGTGGCGACCTTGACCTGTGGGAAGGCGAATACACTTACCGTTGTATTCTGACCAACGATTACAAGTCATCGACAAGGGACATTGTTGAATTCTACAATCTGCGTGGCGGCAAGGAACGTATCTTTGACGACATGAACAACGGATTCGGTTGGAGCAGGCTCCCCAAGTCATTCATGGCGGAGAATACTGTCTTTCTTCTGCTTACTGCATTGATACACAATTTCTACAAGACCATCATGAGCAGGCTTGACACCAAGGCTTTTGGGCTCAAGAAAACGAGTCGCATAAAGGCTTTTGTCTTCAGATTCATCTCCGTACCTGCCAAGTGGATCATGACTGCAAGGCAATACGTGCTGAATATCTACACAGAGAACCGAGCTTATGCAAAACCCTTCAAAACAGAATTCGGATAAGAATCCTTTCTTTCCGGTTTGAATCTGCGTATTACCTCAAGTCGCATCGTGGGGTAAGGGGATGGTGGCTACATATTGATGTTGTGCTGTTGCTTTTTACTGAAAGCTGCTACTAACGACTCATAAATCTACCCTTAATCGTGTATTGGATGATAGTTGCGGATTTTAGGAAGTATAGAAATCAACAGAAAATGTGCTGTTTATTCCGCAAACGGTAGTATCTTTGCACCATAAGTTCATAACGAATAGGTTTTTTGGTTTTTAGAAAAGATATTTTATTAGTTTTTGTTGATTTAATAATAAAAGCTCGGTCTGCAGTGATGCAATGCCGAGCTTTTGTATTTTTACTCCCTTTCAGGGTATTTCCTTTCTGTGTCTTTTATTCTAATTCCTCTATTTCTTTTTCGTCCATGTCTTTATCTAACTGGTCTCTCCACAGATACTTTCTGGTTTCATGCACTATGATACCACTCAGGCAGAGCAAGGAGATAAGGTTTGGTATCGCCATTAAAGCATTCATGCAGTCGGCAATGTTCCAAACCAGTCCCAGGCTGATGACACTACCCAGGAAGATAGTAGCAATATAGACTATGCGGAAACAGAGCATCCACTTTTTGCCTTTCAGATATTCTACGCACCGTTCTCCATAATAACTCCATCCCAATGTCGTACTGAATGCAAATGTTGCCAGTCCGATGGTCAATATCGGAGCTCCGATATATGGAATCTTACTGAAGGCAGCCTTGGTGAGTGCTGCTCCGTTATGATAGTCGATGTCTGGGTATGCTATGATACTTGAGGTGATGACAAGACCTGTAAGGGCACAGATGATGACAGTATCCCAAAAGGTACCGGTAGATGAAACCAATGCCTGACGCACAGGGTTACGGGTTTGGGCTGCTGCAGCAACGATGGGTGCAGAACCCAGACCACTTTCGTTAGAGAACAATCCGCGGGCTATACCATAGCGGGCTGCAATCATCATGGTACTTCCTGCAAAACCGCCACCTGCTGCCTTAGTCGTGAATGCAGAGTCTAAGATTACGTGGATGGCAGGCAATAAATAAGCATGATTTACACAGAGAATGTAGATGCAGCCTAATACATAAAAGAGTGCCATGAAAGGTACCAGCATGCCGCAAACCTTGGCGATACTGTTCACGCCTCCAAGAATCACAGCTGCTCCTAAAGCCGTAACGATGGTTCCAGTAATGTATGGAGAAATGCCGTATTGGTTTTCTACCAGGGTAGAGATGGCATTTGCCTGTACCGTGCTACCGATTCCGAATGATGCCAATGCGGCAAAGAGGGCGAACAGAACTGCAAGCCATTTCCAGCCCAATCCTTTTTCCAGGGCATACATAGGACCACCCAACATCGTGCCTCGCTTGGTCTTTACGCGATATTTTACGGCGAGTAATCCTTCGGCATATTTGGTAGAAATACCAAAGACACCGGTTAACCAGCACCAGAGTACGGCTCCTGGTCCGCCAAGAGCGATAGCTGTAGCCACACCGATGATGTTACCGGTACCAATTGTAGCTGCCAGTGCTGTTGCCAGTGCTCCGAACTGTGAAACATCTCCTGTGGCATTCTTGTCTTTCTTTACAGACAGTTTGATTGCCTTGAAAATCTTGCGTTGTGGAAAGCGCAAGCGGATGGTCAGAAAGATGTGGGTTCCCAACAGCAGGATAATCATAGGCCATCCCCAGAGGAATGAACTAAATGCGGTGAAAAAATCGTTTATTGCATCCATCTCTTAAAAATTTTATGTTTATCTTATATCTATATTTTTTATACCTGATAACGCAGTTACTTATGTGTTATAACCTTGTTATTTCTCAAATTCTATCTTTACGTTTTTGAATCCCATTGCTTTCAGCATCTCTCTAAACTGAGTTTTGGCATTCGCCTGTGCAGTATAGATATTGGTGCGGTTTAAGCAACGTTTCTTCATGGCTTGATAAGCACGCTCATACATAGCCTGTCTGTCGCTGCCTGTCCATTTGCCTTCTTCAAAGAAACTCTTGGTCTTCGCTTCGTCAATGAAGTTATGGTCCAGCAGTTTGATAGGAGGTAAAGTGCAAACGATGCTGTCCTGGCTGGCTTGTAGCCATCCTTTTTTTACATCCTTCATATCGATACCCAAGCGCAACGTTCCGTAATAGATACGTACCAGTTGGTCATCGCCAAAAAAGCCACGGCGTATAGTATCTATCAGTTCTTCATCACTTACAGATAGAAATTCCCATTGACCGATATTCTCGATGCTTTCTACCTGAGTGGGTGAGAGGGTTGTCTTATCTTCCTGTACCACGCTGACCTCGTTGTCTTTGGTGAGCCAATAGAAGGCTCCACCCAGAATAAGGATCAGTGCTAATAGTACGATGATTTGTATTCTTTTCATATCATTGTTCTCCTCGCTTAGTGATTCTTTTCGATAGTTGTCTTATCCAGAAGAGTCTTCAGATCGTTGAAAGTGAATTTCTTCCTGAAACTGATTTTGATATTCTCTTCTGCGAATCCCATGTCCTGTAGCATCGGAATCAGGGTGTTTGCTGCACTTTGGCGTGCCTGCTCAAGAATATCTAGGTTCGGGATATCGCGAATAATACTTTCCCTGCCTTGTTGTTCGAATTGTGACAGTTCTGCATCACTGTAGTTCTTTCTGGTGAGTGAAACGAATTGTCTTACACCTTCATGATTGATTTTACTGCTGGTGAGCATCACTTTTGGGTCTGGCAAGATGATTTCTATCTTGTCACCTTGTCGGTTAACGTTCTTGGCAGAGAATCCTGAAAAGTCTACATAAGCTTTTAATGTCGCATCCATCGGAATGGCCACCTTGCGGTTGGAGCCGGGAACATGAATATTAAAGTCTTTCTTGAACAGTGAGCCCTTCAGATTGAGCTGGTCATCATGTGTTATAATCTTATGAACATGAGCTTCAGCTGTATATAAGCGATTGCATTTCTGTATCTGCATCACCATCACAGGTATTGTGTCGATGACTTGCTCCTTCTTTTCTGTTTGCTGATGCGAACATGAAATGAAGGCAAAAAATACAGAAATGATAAATATTAACCTATTTTTCATACTTAATGTCTTTATTATGCTGCAAAGGTACGGCAAATTGTTCGAAAAACAAAACAAAATCGTTTTTTTTGATGTTCTTTTGCTAAGAAATGAAAAAAAAAGCAGAAAAAGCACTTTTTTTTATATCTTGATTAAACCTTTTCATTTTCTTTACGTCAAAGTTACGATTAGAATTCATAAACTGAACTTTTATTATATCGTGTAAGATTCAATAGGAAATTTATTAGTTAGTATTTAGGTATGTAGGGCGCCTGCTTGTGAAAGTAGACGCCTTTTTTGCATCTGATTTTGTGTAAGAATGTAGATTTCGGTTCTTTTCTTTGGCTATTTCAAAAGAAAAATGTACTTTTGCAGTAATAAAAAATAACGGAATGAAACGAATTGATTATATATTAATAGGTCTTTTAGCTATTTCAAGCTTGACGGCTTGTACAGAAAAGAAGAAGAGTAATATCATTATTGCTCCTAAACCGGTGGCTAAGGTTGTGAATAAAGCTACTCAGAAAATGAGTGATTATGAGCAGACCAGGGAGGCTGACTGGGTTGGTTCCCATTATAAAGTGGTGGTGAAGCGTAGTTCTGACAAGGAACTTCCGGTTCTCCAGTTGGACGAAAACACCAAGTATTATGATAACAGAATTTCGGTTAAGGTATTGAGAAGCGATGGCACAGAATTCTTTAGCCGTACTTTCACAAAGAAAGATTTCACATCCTATATTGACAAACATACACAGGACATGGGTGCTTTGCTCGGTATTGTTTATGTGAAAGCAGAAGGTGATTATCTTTACTTCGCAGCAAGTGTAGGGTCGCCTGATGTTACTAGTGATGAATATGTACCTCTGGTACTTAAGATTTCCCGAATGGGTAGTATCTCTATATCAAAGGATGAGAAGTTGGATACCAACGCTTCTGCTGAAGAGGAAGAAGAGGAAGAAGATGGGGTATAAAGCGGTTCTTCCTTTGATTCATAATGAGAAATTTATGGCAATTAGAACTTTTTGGATTAAATTCCATGCTTGATAAGCAGATTTCTTAGAAAACATTTGGAGATTCCGACAAATATAGACTGAACTTTCGCATGTGGTTTAAGTACGGGCTGAAGGCCCAAAAGCTCCTAGCCCAGGGCATCGCCCTGGGTTATTACGGATGCAAACCTGTCGCCCTATAAGGGCAAAAGCTTTAAAAAACTCACAGATAATACATAAAGCTTTTGCCCTTACAGGGCGTCTTGCTGATTGCTATTATACCCAGGGCGATGCCCTGGGCTAGGAGCTTCTGCCCTTTCAGGGCGTGTGGGATGTGGCTTATGACACACCCTCTTTTTTCTTTTGTACAGAACTTTCGATAGTAGGCTACACACGCCTTGAACCAACGGACACCGGCTAAAGATTTACACAGATTCTGGGCTTGAATAGAGTCTGAAAACGTTAAAAAACACTAACAAGGTGTCGCATTGCTCACGAATGCGACACCAAAAACCAAAAATTCATACCTGAAAAAACAAATATTACCCCCCCCACTTTCATATAAAAGCCTTAACTTTGCACCAGGATTTTTACAATCTGTATCATGAATGATTTAAAATATTGTAAATTATAATTAAAACATAATAGATATGAAGAAAGTTTTAACTAAGAAAAAAGTATGTTGCTCTTTGGAAAAAGACAGTATATTTTCTATAAAAAAAAGATCAATATGAGAAATTACTTAACTGGAAAAGAACGATTGCTGGTCGCATTGCTTGCTTTTATTCTTCCATTTTCTTTCGCGAAAGCAGAAGCAAGAGAAGATGGAAAGACGGGGCAGCAAGGCTGGTATATAGGAGTAGAGGGTGGAATGCCTTTCGGCTTCTCTACCTTCTCAAGCTTCGGACATGACAAGACTCGTCTCGGTTGGGCTGCTGGCTTATATGGGGGCTATCGTTTTAACTCCATCTTCTCGGCTGAGTTATCTGCTAAATATGGAGAAATGAACTTGTCTGCACAAGACTGCTGCGTAGAACGTAACTATTGGTTGGGTAGCGACGGCATGCTTTACAAGGCAGGTGTCTTAGGCATGGACAGTTGGGAATATGCCAATCTGAAAAGCCATGTCAGAATGGGACAATATGGGGCAAGAGTGAATATCAATCTCCTTGGACTGTTCCCTCAAACAGCTAACAGCCGATGGGATTTGGCTGTTTCACCTCATATATATGCAGTAACGACCAAGGCTGATATTCAGACTATATCCGATGATGCCAAAGTGATAAAAGGTTCTACCAACTGGCATTTGGGTTATGGTGCAGACTTGCAGGTTGGCTACCAGCTGACCTCTTGCTTAAAACTTGGTATCTATTCCGGTTTGACTCGTCTTACTGGCGAACGTATGGATGGAATGCCGGAATATCTGCATAAGAACAACTTCTTGTGGGAAAGTGGCATAAGATTAGGAATCAACTTGCCTTTTACCAATCCTCATCCGTAACTCCTAAAACAAGATAGAGAATGAAAGCAAAAAGAAGATTTAATATTTGGTTATGGGTGCTGTTATGCGTCCCATGCCTGTTGGCAAGCTGCGACCATGATGTTCATGATGGTGAAGATGAGGGTGGCTTGTCTGTATCACTCACT
This genomic interval carries:
- a CDS encoding glycoside hydrolase family 2 TIM barrel-domain containing protein, translated to MKKIFALAIFLLGAQSLSARDRQSFDKGWLFTLADSAGMSKSDYSDRHWRSLNLPHDWAIEGDFSPSNPSGASGGALPGGIGWYRKHFSVNPKEKYDRFTITFDGVYMNSTVYINGHKLGTRPYGYSTFEYDLTSYINKKGDNVIAVKVDNSDQPNSRWYSGCGIYRHVWLTKTMKSAYIPQWGQYVATSPQGDVRVKVDFAASGNKMKLSVRNTIYDAAGKIVAKSQGVREQKLKVKNPHLWDIGKGYLYTVKSELLVNGKVVDVATTTAGFRDVKFDARKGFFLNGKNLKINGVCEHHDFGCLGAAVNEDAMHRKLTILRDMGVNAIRSSHNPPAPELLNMCDSMGFLVMDESFDMWRRKKSNGDYARFFDEWHKKDLSDLIKRDRNHPSIIMWSIGNEVLEQWSDAAADTLSLEQANLVLNAGHDASTLAHSDELSVNSLLTQHLAKIVKEYDPWGYRPVTAGCNEPDPKNHLFKSGAIDVIGFNYHHQWVKDVPKNFPGKPFILSESVSALQTRGYYMMPSDSIYTAPKEWWLPYTDPSFMCSAYDNFHASWSSTHEETWDVVKHNDFVGGQFIWTGFDYIGEPTPYAYPARSSYFGIIDLAGLPKDSYYMYQSEWTQKDVLHLFPHWNWLPGQTIDMWCYYNHADEVELFINGKSQGIRKKTVYGAKNEGDAFRKSTEYHVMWRVNFEPGEVKVVARKNGKVLREQVIKTAGAPHHLVLKKTYQGCQAFGSSDPTTFVEVNVVDKDGNLCPNADNQIFFSVSGEKEANGQNIPNTPKILGTDNGCQTSLERFTDSHRKAFFGKCVVVIKGKGMLKAQAVDLKDASVAL
- a CDS encoding GNAT family N-acetyltransferase; this translates as MKIQIEQATPDKASHIASLIMEAMNAQCCQNFAGPQHTLVDFHRMMTKLVEMEDSQYSYKNTLVAMSTDGILVGILVAYDGADVKRLRKRFIEAAIVAFGIDYSAMELETEEGEFYLDSLAVSNQYRGKGIASKLLDAAISRARELGLPAVGLLCDKGNPKAERLYTKVGFQYVNDTTWGGHAMKHLQYKL
- a CDS encoding IS1380-like element IS612 family transposase; translated protein: MAKIQIKSEKLTPFGGIFSIMEKFDSMLSPVIDSTLGQRCSSIFGYQFSEIVRSLMSVYFCGGSCVEDVTSQLMRHLSYHPTLRTCSSDTILRAIKELTQENISYTSDQGKTYDFNTADKLNTLLINALVSTGELKEIEEYDVDFDHQFLETEKYDAKPTYKKFLGYRPGVYVIGDKIVYIENSDGNTNVRFHQADTHKRFFALLESQNIRVNRFRADCGSCSKEIVSEIEKHCKHFYIRANRCSSLYNDIFALRGWKTEEINGIQFELNSILVEKWEGKCYRLVIQRQRRNSGDLDLWEGEYTYRCILTNDYKSSTRDIVEFYNLRGGKERIFDDMNNGFGWSRLPKSFMAENTVFLLLTALIHNFYKTIMSRLDTKAFGLKKTSRIKAFVFRFISVPAKWIMTARQYVLNIYTENRAYAKPFKTEFG
- a CDS encoding alanine/glycine:cation symporter family protein, whose protein sequence is MDAINDFFTAFSSFLWGWPMIILLLGTHIFLTIRLRFPQRKIFKAIKLSVKKDKNATGDVSQFGALATALAATIGTGNIIGVATAIALGGPGAVLWCWLTGVFGISTKYAEGLLAVKYRVKTKRGTMLGGPMYALEKGLGWKWLAVLFALFAALASFGIGSTVQANAISTLVENQYGISPYITGTIVTALGAAVILGGVNSIAKVCGMLVPFMALFYVLGCIYILCVNHAYLLPAIHVILDSAFTTKAAGGGFAGSTMMIAARYGIARGLFSNESGLGSAPIVAAAAQTRNPVRQALVSSTGTFWDTVIICALTGLVITSSIIAYPDIDYHNGAALTKAAFSKIPYIGAPILTIGLATFAFSTTLGWSYYGERCVEYLKGKKWMLCFRIVYIATIFLGSVISLGLVWNIADCMNALMAIPNLISLLCLSGIIVHETRKYLWRDQLDKDMDEKEIEELE
- a CDS encoding DUF4230 domain-containing protein is translated as MKRIQIIVLLALILILGGAFYWLTKDNEVSVVQEDKTTLSPTQVESIENIGQWEFLSVSDEELIDTIRRGFFGDDQLVRIYYGTLRLGIDMKDVKKGWLQASQDSIVCTLPPIKLLDHNFIDEAKTKSFFEEGKWTGSDRQAMYERAYQAMKKRCLNRTNIYTAQANAKTQFREMLKAMGFKNVKIEFEK
- a CDS encoding DUF4230 domain-containing protein, yielding MKNRLIFIISVFFAFISCSHQQTEKKEQVIDTIPVMVMQIQKCNRLYTAEAHVHKIITHDDQLNLKGSLFKKDFNIHVPGSNRKVAIPMDATLKAYVDFSGFSAKNVNRQGDKIEIILPDPKVMLTSSKINHEGVRQFVSLTRKNYSDAELSQFEQQGRESIIRDIPNLDILEQARQSAANTLIPMLQDMGFAEENIKISFRKKFTFNDLKTLLDKTTIEKNH
- a CDS encoding DUF4738 domain-containing protein is translated as MKRIDYILIGLLAISSLTACTEKKKSNIIIAPKPVAKVVNKATQKMSDYEQTREADWVGSHYKVVVKRSSDKELPVLQLDENTKYYDNRISVKVLRSDGTEFFSRTFTKKDFTSYIDKHTQDMGALLGIVYVKAEGDYLYFAASVGSPDVTSDEYVPLVLKISRMGSISISKDEKLDTNASAEEEEEEEDGV
- a CDS encoding outer membrane beta-barrel protein → MRNYLTGKERLLVALLAFILPFSFAKAEAREDGKTGQQGWYIGVEGGMPFGFSTFSSFGHDKTRLGWAAGLYGGYRFNSIFSAELSAKYGEMNLSAQDCCVERNYWLGSDGMLYKAGVLGMDSWEYANLKSHVRMGQYGARVNINLLGLFPQTANSRWDLAVSPHIYAVTTKADIQTISDDAKVIKGSTNWHLGYGADLQVGYQLTSCLKLGIYSGLTRLTGERMDGMPEYLHKNNFLWESGIRLGINLPFTNPHP